The nucleotide window GCGTCCAGTACGCGGACAAGCTGCTCTACGACGAGGTCCGCCGCTGGGGCCGGGACCGCGGCAACTCGATCTACCACCTGGGCGGCGGCCTCGGCGGTGCTTCCGACTCCCTGTTCGCCTACAAGGCGGCGTTCGCCGCGGGCCGGCAGGCGTTCCACACCTGGCGGGTGGTCGCGGATCCGGACGCCTTCGAGAAGCTGGCCGGCCCGCCGACACCGGAGGCGCTGGCGGGCCGTTTCCCTCCGTACCGTTAGCCCTGTTTGAGCTGGGTGAAGCGGATGTGGTTGCCGAACGGGTCGCGCATGCCGCAGTCGATCCCGTACTCGCGCTCGGTGGGCTCGTCGGTGAACTCGACGCCGAGGCCGAGCAGCGTCTCGTAGGTCTTGCGGCAGTCGTCCGTGGTGAGGATCAGCATGCCGCCCGCCGCGCCCTTGGTCAGCAGCTCGCGGACCTGCCGCGCGGTGTCCTCGGACATCTGCGGGCCGCCGGGCTTCGCCAGCAGGATCTGGCGGTCGGGATGGCCGGGGACGTTGACGGTCAGCCAGCGCATGAAGCCGAACTCGACGTCGGCGTTGACCTCCAGGCCGAGCTTGCCGACGTAGAAGTCGAGGGCCTCGTCCTGGTCGAGGACGTAGATCTGTGAGTGTGTGATCGCGGTGAACATGCTCGTCACGCTACCCAGCGTGCCGGCCGAAAACTTATCCGAAACTGCTCAGCCGCTCGGCCGGGTCCAGGCCATCGTGTAGCAGGTCGGCAGGCCCGTGGTCCCTTTCTGCCGGCGGTACGCCCGCGGCGAGCGGCCGACGATCTCGCGGAACGTGCGGCTGAAGGTGCCCGGGCTGCCGAAGCCGACCTGGAAGCAGATATCGGTGATGCTGGTGTCGGTCTCCCTCAGCAGGAACATCGCCCGCTCGACCCGGCGGCGCTGGAGGTAGCGGTGCGGCGTCTCGCCGAACGTGGCCCGGAAGGTGCGGGTGAAGTGCGCCGACGAGACGTGGGCGATCCGGGCCAGGGCCGCGACGTCCAGCGGTTGCGCGTACGCGCGGTCCATCGCGTCCCGGGCCCGCAGCATGCGGCGGTTGGTGTCCTCGACGGCGCTGCCCACGACGCCATCACACCACGTCGGCGGCGCGGACCGGCTGTCTGAGGATGGTGCGCTGCCGCTCGGGCGCGACCTTGCGGAAGTCGCTGAGATAGATCTCGTGGTGCTTGCCGGTCATGCGCAGCCCCTGCCCGGGGATGACCTCGTGGTGCAGCCGCGCGAGCACCTCCGCCTCGTCGTCGAACGAGCCGACGTGCAGGGTCTGCACGCACAGCCCCTCGGACAGGGTCTCCAGGCGCACGTCGTCGAGGCGCGGCGGCCGGCCCTTCGCGCCGGCCTGCTCGACGGCGGCGGCGAAGGCGGCCCCGTCGATCCAGTCCGGGACCATGAGCATCAGCGTCCAGTCCCACCGCGACTTGTCCCGAGCCGAGGTGAAGGAGTCCATGTCCTCGGCCCACCACAGGCCCTCCAGCGGCGGCACGACGTAGTCGCGCCCGAGGTCACGCTTGCTGGCGAACTTCAGCTTGTACGCCACCGGGTAGAGCGCCCGCACCGCCTCGGCGAAGACCGGCGAGGTGTTGGGGTCGCCGCGGCCGTCGATCATCAGGTACCGCAGGTCGGGCACGGTCACCGTCCGCACCTGGCCCCGGCGCGCCCGGTATGCGTCGAGCGTCGTCTTGAAATCGGTCTTGTCCGTCATCGCGTCCCAGCCTCTCAGGTGCGTGACCGACGACGCACCGGGCACCGAATCTCCCGGTTCTGTGCTTATATTTCCCGACCCTGACCAAGATCCGCTCGGAGTGACCGGCATGTCGTACCCCCCGCCCGAGAACGAACCCGGCCCGCCTCAGGCCTATTGGCCGGCGGGCATGCCCGCCTATCCCGGATCGGCGATGCCGTATCTCGACCCGCGGTTCGACCCGGCCGATCCGCTGGCCTCCGCCGACTTCGCGGGCTGGTGGCGGCGCGGCTTCGCCGTCGTCCGGCGGGGCTGGCGCACGCTGGCCCTGGTGCAGGTGCTCACCGCCGTTGCGGGCCTGGTCCTGCTGGTCCCCGCCCAGTTGTTCGTCGACCTGAGCTCCCGGGACCTCTCGGAGCCGGACGGTCTGCCCGTCCCGCTCCTCGCCGCCAACGGGCTCCTGATGCTGGCCACCTGCCTCGAGCTGCTGATCTATCTGATCGGCACGCTGGTCGCGGTGCGGGTCACGGTCAGCATCGCGACCGGCGCGGACATGCGCGTCGGGCAGGCGGTGCGGGCGGTCCTGCCCCGGGTGCCGGCGCTGATCGGCTGGTCGCTGCTGACCGGCCTGATCACGTTCGCCGCCGTGCTCGCCTGCATTCTGCCGGTCTTCTACGTCGGTGCGGTCTTCGTCGTGCTGCCGGTCGTGGTGCTGTTCGAGCGGGGCAACGCCGTCTCCCGTTGTTTCAGCCTCTTCCACAACGACCTCGGCGCCGCCGTCGCCCGGATCGCCACGATCGCCGGCCTGGGCCTGGCCATCTCGCTGCCCTTCATCGTCGGCAGCGTCGCGCTGAGCCTCCTCCTCGACGGGACGGCGTT belongs to Amorphoplanes digitatis and includes:
- a CDS encoding VOC family protein, whose product is MFTAITHSQIYVLDQDEALDFYVGKLGLEVNADVEFGFMRWLTVNVPGHPDRQILLAKPGGPQMSEDTARQVRELLTKGAAGGMLILTTDDCRKTYETLLGLGVEFTDEPTEREYGIDCGMRDPFGNHIRFTQLKQG
- a CDS encoding helix-turn-helix domain-containing protein produces the protein MGSAVEDTNRRMLRARDAMDRAYAQPLDVAALARIAHVSSAHFTRTFRATFGETPHRYLQRRRVERAMFLLRETDTSITDICFQVGFGSPGTFSRTFREIVGRSPRAYRRQKGTTGLPTCYTMAWTRPSG
- a CDS encoding GyrI-like domain-containing protein → MTDKTDFKTTLDAYRARRGQVRTVTVPDLRYLMIDGRGDPNTSPVFAEAVRALYPVAYKLKFASKRDLGRDYVVPPLEGLWWAEDMDSFTSARDKSRWDWTLMLMVPDWIDGAAFAAAVEQAGAKGRPPRLDDVRLETLSEGLCVQTLHVGSFDDEAEVLARLHHEVIPGQGLRMTGKHHEIYLSDFRKVAPERQRTILRQPVRAADVV